AGATAGCGCATGTCTGTTTTTTTCGGCAAAAATAGCCCATTCAGACTTATAAAAACAGGCTGATTTTAAAAAGTATTATTCAGCCGAAAATCCTATTTTTTAAGCAAGCGAAAGGCATGGCTCCATTGATTTTGGCTAAATCCCGGAATACACCATAATATACACAGCGGCTCTATCGCCCTTGCAGCTTCGTCCTTGCCCATATCCTCTGTTTCCCAGCCAAACAGGTCCAATATACCTTTCACTTCGACCTTGGCATCAGCATTATTACCACAAATAAACATAGTGGGTTTTTCACCTCCAAAATCAGGATTTACCATTAAATGGGCACCTACACTGTTAAATGCTTTAACAAAGTACGACTCTCTGAAGCTGCTTTGTAACTGCTCCATAAGAGAGCTGTTCAGGGAGGTGAAGAATTTAAGCACACCATTAGCCGGTGGTTCGTCCGAGATGGGATTGGTAGCATCAATGATAATTTTCCCTTTGAGATTGTGTAAACCACACTGCTCCAGCACACCCTTGGCAACACGGCCTTTAACTGCCAGTACAATAATATCACCGGCAGATGCAGCTTCGTTAAAACTACCTACTTCACCCTTACTCCCTGCTTTTCCTTTCCATTCAGACAATTTTTCCGGATGGCCTGTACCCATAGTGACCTGATAGCCATACTTAATAAAACCGGCTGCCAGTGCCTGGCCAACCGTTCCCGATCCAAGAATACCAATGTGTTTCTTCATAGTATTAATTTATATGTAAAAGCACCTTATGAAAAAGAAATGATAACGGTAAAAATTATGTGGATGACAGTGCAGCCGTAGATATATTGGCTTTAAGCATATTAAGTAAATTATAAAGCCCAAAATATGTTCTGTTAATATATAACCCATCCTTATTTCCCCTTACAGTTCTGGATTTCCTGAACTCCTTCATTTTAGAAACACGCTCACCAGCCTCAAATATCTGTTGGAAATAATCATCATCGCTAAAATCAAACTGATCCGTTCTAAAAGGTCTGCCTAATAATTCTATCATTTCCTTAAAGATATTCATAAAAAAAATCTTCTCTTTTTCGGAATCGTCTTCGCTCAGAAAACCGAGCTTTGTAAATAGCGTCTCCAGTTCGGGATGCTCCTGAAGTATATCCTTCTCCAGTAATTTAAAGTAGGGAACATAGAATTGTTCGGGTATTACTTTTACACACCCGAAGTCTATGATGCCCAGTTCACCGGACCGGGTAATGATAAAATTTCCCGGATGCGGATCGGCATGTACCTGCTTCAGGGTGTGCATCTGGTAGT
This region of Fulvivirga ulvae genomic DNA includes:
- a CDS encoding NADPH-dependent F420 reductase — encoded protein: MKKHIGILGSGTVGQALAAGFIKYGYQVTMGTGHPEKLSEWKGKAGSKGEVGSFNEAASAGDIIVLAVKGRVAKGVLEQCGLHNLKGKIIIDATNPISDEPPANGVLKFFTSLNSSLMEQLQSSFRESYFVKAFNSVGAHLMVNPDFGGEKPTMFICGNNADAKVEVKGILDLFGWETEDMGKDEAARAIEPLCILWCIPGFSQNQWSHAFRLLKK